A DNA window from Helianthus annuus cultivar XRQ/B chromosome 15, HanXRQr2.0-SUNRISE, whole genome shotgun sequence contains the following coding sequences:
- the LOC110910049 gene encoding probable glycerol-3-phosphate acyltransferase 3 — protein sequence MVFKALPYTLKLILSIPLLLLKLHNNQTKALKRTISNTHASHSRSQTLISDHVIHTCDLSNKTLIFDVEGTLLRSPSMFAYFMLVAFESGSLIRAFVLFALYPLLALVDDELSIKIMVMVSFFGIKKDSFRLGSSVLPKFFLEDVGLEGFEVLRRGKKKVGVSKLPQVMVECFLKDYLEFDHVFGRELKVFGGYFVGLMKDNKNIIKHRINEVVGEDDDKVCFSNKPVKHDWIACSKDVYVVSDAEKKAWRILPREKYPKDLIFHDGRLAFRPEPLNMLVMFMWFPFSIILSISRIAIALTMPYGATIPIMSFTGVQVRLKNNNSTSNPMSLDRKKDKGRLYVCNHRTLLDPLYLSFGLKKPFAAVTYSLSRMSEILSPIKTVRLTRDREQDSKTMDKMLKLGDLVVCPEGTTCREPYLLRFSPLFAELSDHIIPVALDTYVSMFHGTTASGLKCLDPFMFMMNPRSAYSVRFLDQVHGTSDSRSTRYDVANHVQSEIGKALEFECTSLTRKDKYLVLAGNEGFVSKR from the exons atggtattCAAAGCTTTACCATACACACTCAAACTCATTCTTTCCATACCTCTTCTTCTTCTCAAACTCCATAATAACCAAACAAAAGCTCTCAAAAGAACTATAAGCAACACTCATGCTTCACATTCCAggtcacaaaccctaatttctgatcATGTCATTCACACGTGTGATCTTTCAAACAAGACATTGATCTTCGACGTCGAAGGAACCCTTTTGCGATCGCCATCCATGTTTGCGTACTTCATGTTAGTCGCATTCGAATCCGGAAGCTTGATTCGGGCTTTTGTGCTTTTTGCACTATACCCTCTTCTTGCTTTGGTTGATGATGAGTTATCTATCAAGATTATGGTTATGGTGTCGTTTTTCGGCATCAAGAAAGATAGTTTTCGACTTGGGAGTTCGGTTTTGCCGAAATTCTTCTTGGAAGATGTTGGTTTGGAGGGTTTTGAGGTGTTGAGAAGAGGGAAGAAGAAAGTTGGTGTGAGTAAGTTGCCACAAGTTATGGTTGAGTGTTTTTTGAAAGATTATTTGGAGTTTGATCATGTGTTTGGTAGGGAGttaaaggtttttggtgggtattTTGTTGGTCTCATGAAAGATAACAAGAACATCATTAAACATCGTATAAACGAAGTTGTTGGAGAAGATGATGATAAGGTTTGCTTCTCAAACAAGCCGGTTAAACACGATTGGATCGCTTGTAGCAAG GATGTTTATGTGGTTAGTGATGCCGAAAAGAAGGCGTGGCGGATTCTTCCAAGAGAAAAATATCCTAAAGATCTAATCTTTCATGACGGAAGATTAGCCTTTAGACCAGAACCACTGAACATGCTGGTCATGTTCATGTGGTTCCCTTTCTCCATTATTTTGTCCATTTCCCGGATCGCTATTGCACTCACCATGCCATATGGTGCAACGATCCCTATCATGTCATTCACTGGCGTCCAAGTCAGGCTCAAAAACAATAACTCGACTTCAAATCCGATGTCTCTTGATCGTAAAAAAGATAAAGGTCGTTTATACGTATGCAACCATAGAACTTTACTTGATCCGCTATACCTCTCATTTGGACTCAAGAAACCATTCGCTGCAGTCACGTACAGTCTCAGTAGAATGTCAGAAATCTTATCACCAATCAAAACCGTTAGATTAACAAGAGATCGAGAACAAGATTCAAAAACCATGGACAAGATGTTAAAGCTAGGAGACCTCGTGGTTTGTCCCGAAGGGACAACATGTAGGGAACCATATTTGTTGCGGTTTAGCCCATTGTTTGCGGAACTTAGTGATCATATTATCCCGGTTGCCTTAGATACTTACGTTAGCATGTTTCACGGGACAACAGCCAGTGGATTGAAATGTTTGGATCCGTTTATGTTTATGATGAACCCACGTTCGGCTTATAGTGTTCGGTTCCTGGACCAGGTTCATGGGACCAGTGATTCGCGCTCAACACGATATGATGTTGCAAATCATGTGCAAAGTGAGATCGGTAAGGCATTGGAGTTCGAATGTACTAGCCTTACAAGGAAAGACAAGTATCTAGTATTGGCCGGTAATGAAGGGTTTGTTTCCAAAAGATGA